AGCAACTCAAGGGCACACAACAGGTACGAGCGGAACGCCGTATCATGGCCTTCCTGCTCAAGTGCCAGCTGAGAGCACTGGTGGATGAGCCCATCGACGATCTGGTGGTTTGAATCTTAGGCTTAGAAGTGTATATAGACtttaataaacaaactaaaagAACATTTTCTATGCATCAACTTTACACTTGTCCAGATCGAGCCAAGCAACGTTAGGCTTCGTTATGAACTGATCCCGAGTTAAACTATCCAACATAAACGCCTGTTCCCGTACATACTTGACTAGACGCTCAATTTTGGCATAGTCTTCGCAGTCCATTTCAAAGAAGCGACGCCACAGAGCACAGGCCAGCACTCGGTCGTCGGACATGATGCCCTCGTCGTAGGCAATGAGCGCCGCCTGAAACTGTTCAGACAGGGTCTCGATTTGCTTTCGCGTACGTGAGGGATTATTGGCCTTAAAAAGCAGTAAGGAAAATAAACAACGCACTACGTTGAACTCCAAGACTTACTCCAAGTTTTTTGGCGCGTGTATTTACATCTCCCCACATGGCCTCCACAATACAGTTGCGCAGAAAGCGTCCATCCTCGCCGGCTTCCGAGCCCTCGGCCATGGAGCGCATCATCAGCAGCCACACGTGCAGTTCGGTGACCAGAAACCAGGAGTTGAACGTGTTTGGCAGATTAAAATCGCGAAAGAAGGCAACGTAGTTGATCTTGTCCGCTACACTCTCGTACAGCAGATGGCTGGTAACCTTTAGGCGCTGCAATGGATGAAGTCGTGACAGCTTTGTCAAAGAGTTTTCTATTTGCACAGTACTCACGGCTTTAGTATTGGGCGTAAATCCGACTTTGGTAAGAACACGTTTTAGTATGCTACCATCTTCCGTGGTTTGTTTTGCCGCTTTGCCCGGACTGTCCACAACACCGGTGGAGCAGAGTCTGCATGGATCGGTAAATCTGGCTGCCACAGCCGCCGCCACCGCATggtgtttatatatttgttgcgTTGCCTGtagaataaaaacaaatgtcaGTGTGGTTTATATAAGAGTGGCTGGTGCAATTGCAGGCAGCCCAATAATCGGGCAATTATATTTATCAATGTCGTGTGTTCACATACCAATCCTGATGTGGTTAAGCCACCCGCAAGCCTCGCTGCTGCGCGAGTGCACAACATGCTTTAATTAAACcgtattttaattgtttaaaccAAAACGCAATGTTCCAGCAACATGCAGTGCTGCCAACTCGTTGAAAAACAGTTGCGCCACCGCCAGTGAACAGCTGATTTAACAGAGCCGCTCAGCACTGCCAGTCAACAGCAGATTTTACAGAGCTGCTCAGCATTGCCAGCAAACAGCTGATTTAACAGAATGACTCCACAGTTATCAGAAAAATGTGTTAAGACCGGGTCGCTACTTCTGTcgtgaaataataaaaattcaattaatcaaaaatatatatataaataatgctTCGTTTAAGTGCacaaatatgcaaacaaaGCCTTGCAATGCAACGCCTCCCTGGCAGCACAAACAGAATACCCACCATCAGGCTGCAGCTGGTCACAAGAAAGATGACACAACAGTCTCAAAAAATTGAATGGACCACGAGTATTCCGATTGGCAACAAGGACAAGGATAAAATCACAGCGCTAGGTTGGTTCTTACTCGTAAGTAGCTCTATGTATAAGAAATTTCGTTTACTAAGTGCCCTGTGTAGCTCATACCCGCAACCACGTTTGGCCTGGGCGTCTGGCAGGTGAAGCGTAAGATCTGGAAGGAACAGCTAATTAAGGACTTGGATAAGCAGCTGCACATGCCGCCGGTGAATCTACCCGATGAGTACGTCCAAATGCTGGCAGCTTAACCTTTTTACTCCAACTTGTGACTGTTTTACTTTGCCCCAGCTTGAGCCAGTTGGCGCAAATGGAATATCGCTTGGTCACCTTGCGTGGCAGATTTCTGCATGACAAGGAGATGTTGATGGGACCACGCTCACTGATACGACCGGATGGTGTGGAAACGCAGGGTGGACTCTTCTCTCAGCGCGACTCAGGCAATGGTTACCTCGTCATAACTCCGTTCCAATTGGCAGACAGGGAGTGAGTCGTGCAAATATAACGCCTAATACCATCTGCTGTAATTCCCAACTCCTACGCGAATTTCCCGCAGCGACATTGTTCTCATAAACCGAGGCTGGATCTCGCGAAAGCATGTGGACCAGGAGACACGCGCCTCGGGCCAGAATCGAAATGAAGTGGAGCTGACGGCAGTCGTGCGCTCGGGCGAAAGTCGTCCCCAGTTTACGCCAGATCACAAGGATGGCCAAGTCTATCTCTATCGCGATTTGGGCAGAATGTGTGCCAGCTCTGGAGCTGCGCCTATCTTCCTCGATGCCGTTTACGACGCAAACGCTGCGCCCAATGCTCCAATAGGCGGACAGACACGCGTCACGCTGCGCAACGATCATCTCTCGTATCTGGTTACCTGGTTCAGTTTATCGGCAGCAACTTCTTATCTTTGGTATCGCCAGATTGTTAGAAGAATACCATTTTGAGACGCCAATTTATGAagtattgtttattttataaaatttacatttgttgTGTAAATGTTTGCTTAATGATCAGATGGAACAGAAATCCGGATCCTGTATAAAGTGGGTATCCGTTTGCAACGgcaatgtttatatttatattgcaaCTGGAACGACATTTGGTTGTAGGAATAGATATAGGAATACTTAGGCGTATCTAGCGAAATACTTgaactatttatataaaaaaacacaaacataaaCGCATATTTACACAGTTAGTCTCGTAAATACTGGAAAATGTTGACGACTTTAAGTCTTGATGCCACGCCTAGACACGCCTACAGCTGCGGCACAATGCCCCACGAGCGAAGCAGCCCGGCTCTCTGGTACTTTTTACCAATCGTCTGCACATGGAAGCCGATCTGCAGCAAACGCTCGTGATCTAGAATTTTACGTCCATCGAATATGTATGCCGGTTTCATCATCGACTGATAGATGCGCTTGTAGTCCAGATCCACAAACTCATCCCATTCCGTGCATAGCACCAGGGCGTGCGTGGCGCGCACTGCACTGTACGGATCGCTGTGTATTTGGACCGCCTTCTTTACGTTCTCAGGAGATTCCGTTACGCTCGGATGCGTCAGATCGTCAATAATTTGCTCTGGCTCCACCTTAGGATCATAGATGTCCAGCTTAGCGCCCTCCTCCAGCAGTGTTTGGCACACGGTAATTGCCGCCGTTTCGCGCGTATCACCCGTGTTCTTCTTGAAGGCAAAGCCCAGAATGGCGATCCGCTTATCCGACACTGTGTTGAACAGGCTCTCGATGATTTTCTGCGAGAAGCGTCGCTTCTGATAGTCGTTCATGTCGATCACCTGCTGCCAATAGGCGGCCACCTCGGGCAGGTTCAGGTTCTCGCATATGTAGATCAGATTGAGTATGTCCTTCTGGAAGCAGCTGCCGCCAAAGCCCACAGAGGCTTGCAGAAACTTTGAGCCAATGCGCGAGTCCAGACCCACGGCACGCGCCACCTCCGACACATCGGCGCCGGTGGCTTCGCAGACCGCGGACAGCGAATTGATGCTGGAGATGCGCTGCGCTAGAAATGCATTGGCCGCCAGCTTGGAGAGCTCGCTGCTCCACGTATTGGTGGTCAGTATGTTCTTCTTTGGTATCCAGTGCTCATAGATCCACGACAGCTTCTCCACAGCCTGATGGCCCTCTGGCGTTTCCTCGCCGCCAATCAAAACACGATCCGCATTCAGCAAATCGTTGATGGCCGTGCCCTCAGCCAGAAACTCCGGATTAGAGAGTATATCGTAGTGTATGCCAGGCTTCTGATTTGCCCGCAATATATGCATAATGCTTTCGGCGGCACGCACTGGCACCGTGCTCTTCTCGACAACGATTTTATTCGACTGCGCGATCTCTGCAATCATGCGTGCCGCACTCTCCACGTACTTCAGATCCGCGGCTCGACCTGAAAGTTAATAAATTAGTTAGTTTATCGTTTTGCTGGACATAGACAGAACTTACccttgccgctgccgcaggtTTTCGTGGGCGTGTTCACCGATATGAAGATGAGATCGGCATCTTTAATGGCAGTTGTTATGTCCGTGGAGAAGAACAGGTTCACATTGCGACACTTCTTGACCACCTCATCGAGACCGGGCTGCAGGTAAgaatttgatatatatatatattgataaaaatatatgcttaGCTCGCCTAGTTTTAGATAATTCGAGCGATTCAAACGCTCTGTCAACTGTTCTCTCGACTGTGTTTGGTCTAAAGATAAGATAATTGGGTTTTTCTGTTCACTTAGGTTGTTTGTTGAATTTCTTATTTTACAAGcgaatgggtttttttttaagtagaACAACAAACTGCACTAAATGATGGGTAATTCTAgagaaacatatatatatatatatatacatatatatatttttatttataccctgaacccattaaaaatgggcttaaggatatattgtatttgtgcaaaatccaaatgtaggtaacaggcagaaggaagcatctccgaccccataaagtatatatattcttgatcagcaccaatagccgagtcgatctagccatatccgtctgtctgtctgtccgtccgtccgtccgtatgtataaacgcaaggatctcagaaactataagagctagagagtTGAAAtgttagatgtaggtgctcctagtagGTGCCTGCCTgctcgagtttgtttccgatgatcgataacttactccgtttcccagcaatcgataagaatcgttatcatgttttttgagcaattttggtaagaaataagagctagagtcaccaaacttgacatatagcttctaaaatagaatatatatatgcatttgatgttggaagaagaggtatcccgactagaacctcttgttcaTTTTTGTTCTACTGATGTTTCGTTTATACGATGTGCTATTTGTGCCAAACTCTACAAGCTTTGCATTTTAATCAGAATTGGAAGTTTATTGAACCTGTTTACATGATAATTTATaacaaaatgaaacgaaaGTCGCTAATTGGgaaatgctgcagcagcacgtAGAATAATAACGAGCAAGCAAATCTATTCGctataattaaatcaaattctgTAGAAATATCAGTTGAAGCGAAATTGtggtaaaaacaaattgacaaATAGCCGCTGCCTATAATGAACTCCTTCTATCTGTCTTCGCGCTGATAAGCGCAACACGCCAAAGGCAATTAGCGTATTTGCTGGCCTTAAAGAATTGCAACAAGCAATTTGTTTGGCACCTGGGCAAATACCTGCACAGAAACAAGAGACGTTGTCGTCGCCGACAACAGCATTGactattcgtttttttttttttttttttgtttagctaattatttatttttacaatgttGCGCTTACAACGCAATGATGCAACCTCTAACTGAAGtgcgcataaataaataaatataagataCAACTCAAATTACGCCTTGGCCAAATGGCAGTTATTATTCgaagaataataatatttatcaatCATGGAAGGCAACCCGTTCCGTTGGCATTCAAGAATTGTTGAAAAAAATTGCTGTCAAGCCGGCCGCAGACCCTCAGTTTCACATTATCCAGCGCTAGCTGATAGCTGAGGCTTATCTGCCTCACAAGACGTAATGTGGCCTGATAAGGATTTGGGGCGCGTTAAATGGGGCGCAGGCGGAAACAAGTCTGGAGTATCGCATATAAAAGAAACGGAAATGCGacaacaaacagcacagcATAAAGAGAGCGCCAGCTTTTTAGCGGCTTCCCCTGGACTAGGTCAAATCAAATTTCTACGCAATCTTGTTAGCTAGTGTAATTATTTGGCACTCAATAAACATGTGAGTGCGCGTATGTACTTGCGGAtgaatgtgcatgtgtgtgtgtctgtgtgtgtgtgccttatGAATGACTAATGAATGTTCGTTTGCTCGGTAAGCGGGATGGGGAGCTCACTTCTATTTGGGGGGAGAGTGACCATTGACCTTGCTGAGCACCTGTGATTTGCGACAGTCGGATGTACTCGATCTTCGCCGCAGTTAAAAGAGCACGCAATCGCACGCACTAAGCTTTTGGATGAGGGCAGGCAAGGTGCGCGTTGTATACAAATCAGTTTCTCAAACAGCAGCCAGAGACGGTTGGGGAACTGGTTTCGGATTTAGTGTTTTTGTGGGAGCggtgaggggggggggggggggggggggtactGTGAAGTTGAATGCTGGGCTACTCGAAAACATGGGCATGAGGAGTTCATCGACGTTTTGGTATTGTCTGGCCATTCTGCGTCTGATTgatgtgttgttgtttgtttaggatttttgg
The sequence above is a segment of the Drosophila virilis strain 15010-1051.87 chromosome 3, Dvir_AGI_RSII-ME, whole genome shotgun sequence genome. Coding sequences within it:
- the Uqcc1 gene encoding ubiquinol-cytochrome-c reductase complex assembly factor 1 — protein: MLCTRAAARLAGGLTTSGLATQQIYKHHAVAAAVAARFTDPCRLCSTGVVDSPGKAAKQTTEDGSILKRVLTKVGFTPNTKARLKVTSHLLYESVADKINYVAFFRDFNLPNTFNSWFLVTELHVWLLMMRSMAEGSEAGEDGRFLRNCIVEAMWGDVNTRAKKLGANNPSRTRKQIETLSEQFQAALIAYDEGIMSDDRVLACALWRRFFEMDCEDYAKIERLVKYVREQAFMLDSLTRDQFITKPNVAWLDLDKCKVDA
- the Surf1 gene encoding SURF1-like protein isoform X1, which gives rise to MLRLSAQICKQSLAMQRLPGSTNRIPTIRLQLVTRKMTQQSQKIEWTTSIPIGNKDKDKITALGWFLLLIPATTFGLGVWQVKRKIWKEQLIKDLDKQLHMPPVNLPDDLSQLAQMEYRLVTLRGRFLHDKEMLMGPRSLIRPDGVETQGGLFSQRDSGNGYLVITPFQLADRDDIVLINRGWISRKHVDQETRASGQNRNEVELTAVVRSGESRPQFTPDHKDGQVYLYRDLGRMCASSGAAPIFLDAVYDANAAPNAPIGGQTRVTLRNDHLSYLVTWFSLSAATSYLWYRQIVRRIPF
- the Surf1 gene encoding SURF1-like protein isoform X2 — its product is MPPVNLPDDLSQLAQMEYRLVTLRGRFLHDKEMLMGPRSLIRPDGVETQGGLFSQRDSGNGYLVITPFQLADRDDIVLINRGWISRKHVDQETRASGQNRNEVELTAVVRSGESRPQFTPDHKDGQVYLYRDLGRMCASSGAAPIFLDAVYDANAAPNAPIGGQTRVTLRNDHLSYLVTWFSLSAATSYLWYRQIVRRIPF
- the sgl gene encoding UDP-glucose 6-dehydrogenase; the protein is MKVCCIGAGYVGGPTCAVMALKCPDITITLVDKSAERIAQWNSEKLPIYEPGLDEVVKKCRNVNLFFSTDITTAIKDADLIFISVNTPTKTCGSGKGRAADLKYVESAARMIAEIAQSNKIVVEKSTVPVRAAESIMHILRANQKPGIHYDILSNPEFLAEGTAINDLLNADRVLIGGEETPEGHQAVEKLSWIYEHWIPKKNILTTNTWSSELSKLAANAFLAQRISSINSLSAVCEATGADVSEVARAVGLDSRIGSKFLQASVGFGGSCFQKDILNLIYICENLNLPEVAAYWQQVIDMNDYQKRRFSQKIIESLFNTVSDKRIAILGFAFKKNTGDTRETAAITVCQTLLEEGAKLDIYDPKVEPEQIIDDLTHPSVTESPENVKKAVQIHSDPYSAVRATHALVLCTEWDEFVDLDYKRIYQSMMKPAYIFDGRKILDHERLLQIGFHVQTIGKKYQRAGLLRSWGIVPQL